The following proteins are co-located in the Patescibacteria group bacterium genome:
- a CDS encoding MopE-related protein has protein sequence GGPDCNDNNILINPAATEICGNDTDENCDGVTVMCPVEEDTQSPTDPSNLSSVITGNQISLSWTASTDNVGVALYSIERSESAGSGFSQIATSATNSYADNNLPYSTTYYYRVRARDAGLNYSGYSTTGSATTSSAPSGGSISITSVSDATVSNGQSITVSGNNFGSKTSVSGIVGPPVLWDNFEDGVNGELVQVTAEKWDRVRSDNTTGPRYYAGAIDGSLGVRTGSGIGGGNTRTLMEDDEYRYLYLDYYIRAYKDTGLKQRSSKQVMIWSANVGISEDGPNTAFWQITQGGEEPPFAFSQYTCGNDPWIITYGNGWGVDEFTTARHVQIEYRQPSAIGVNDGHARIWYDGVLVADEMPFGSPSCDPEKNYLDNLFIGHYQDVDSAISPIYMWISCPGHERCGECPPEATSGCSVDNPDWLPARQDEFFYDNIYIDKSIARVELGNAPTYAGSTRRDVQIPTAWGSTIQITINKGSFTSGQTAYLYVTDNNGNVNSTGYAVTIN, from the coding sequence GGCGGACCGGACTGTAACGATAACAATATTCTGATCAACCCGGCGGCAACTGAAATCTGTGGCAACGACACGGATGAAAACTGTGACGGCGTAACGGTAATGTGCCCGGTGGAAGAGGATACACAATCGCCCACAGATCCATCGAACCTTTCCTCTGTGATTACGGGAAACCAGATCTCGTTATCCTGGACCGCTTCCACTGACAATGTCGGAGTAGCGCTGTATTCAATTGAAAGATCCGAATCTGCCGGATCCGGCTTTTCACAAATAGCAACTTCAGCTACAAATTCTTATGCCGACAATAATCTCCCCTATTCTACTACTTATTATTATCGCGTCAGAGCCCGTGATGCCGGACTGAACTATTCCGGTTATTCAACAACAGGCAGTGCTACTACCAGCAGCGCGCCATCCGGCGGAAGTATCAGTATTACTTCAGTCAGCGACGCAACAGTTTCCAACGGACAATCAATCACTGTTTCCGGTAATAACTTCGGATCTAAAACTAGCGTCAGTGGAATAGTCGGTCCGCCGGTTTTATGGGATAATTTTGAAGACGGTGTAAACGGTGAACTTGTCCAGGTAACTGCCGAGAAATGGGACAGAGTGCGTAGTGACAATACTACAGGACCGAGATATTATGCCGGAGCAATTGACGGTTCACTCGGCGTTCGAACCGGGTCTGGTATTGGAGGCGGTAATACAAGGACCTTAATGGAAGATGATGAATACCGATATTTATATCTTGACTACTACATTCGGGCATATAAAGACACTGGTTTAAAACAGCGGTCCAGTAAACAAGTGATGATCTGGAGCGCGAATGTCGGTATCAGTGAAGACGGTCCAAATACCGCTTTCTGGCAAATCACCCAGGGTGGTGAAGAACCTCCTTTCGCATTTTCACAATATACTTGCGGAAATGATCCATGGATAATAACTTATGGTAATGGTTGGGGTGTTGATGAATTTACAACCGCACGCCATGTGCAAATTGAATACAGACAACCGTCAGCGATCGGAGTTAATGATGGTCATGCGCGCATTTGGTATGACGGCGTACTGGTTGCGGATGAAATGCCGTTCGGCAGTCCGTCGTGCGATCCGGAAAAAAATTATCTGGACAATCTTTTTATTGGACACTACCAGGATGTTGATTCAGCTATTTCCCCGATCTATATGTGGATCAGCTGTCCCGGTCATGAACGCTGCGGTGAATGCCCGCCGGAAGCAACTTCCGGATGTTCCGTGGACAACCCGGACTGGCTACCGGCGAGACAGGATGAATTCTTCTATGACAACATCTACATAGATAAATCTATCGCACGCGTAGAACTCGGTAATGCCCCCACTTACGCCGGATCAACCCGCCGTGATGTTCAGATTCCGACAGCCTGGGGTAGCACCATCCAGATTACTATCAACAAAGGTTCCTTTACTTCCGGACAGACTGCTTACCTTTACGTTACAGATAATAATGGTAATGTTAACAGTACCGGCTATGCCGTAACTATCAACTAA
- a CDS encoding flavodoxin family protein, with translation MKTLIIFDSTFGNTEKIARAIGEGVGANVVNAKDAGNTDWNSIDLLIVGSPTLGGRPTKPVQDFLNTILADGLKGKGVASFDTRLEEAVQGFGLKLVLKTFKYSAEKIGKILSGKGGNLKATAGFYVLGKEGPLKEGEIERAKEWGKSLVQ, from the coding sequence ATGAAAACATTAATTATCTTTGATTCCACGTTCGGAAACACAGAAAAAATCGCCCGCGCGATCGGCGAGGGGGTGGGTGCGAATGTGGTTAATGCTAAAGACGCGGGAAATACGGATTGGAATTCTATTGATTTATTAATTGTCGGATCACCGACGCTGGGTGGACGGCCGACTAAACCGGTACAGGATTTTTTGAACACTATTCTGGCGGACGGGCTGAAAGGGAAAGGTGTCGCTAGTTTTGATACCCGCCTGGAAGAAGCGGTGCAGGGTTTCGGTTTGAAACTGGTTTTGAAAACTTTCAAATACTCCGCGGAAAAAATAGGGAAAATACTTTCGGGCAAAGGCGGAAATCTGAAAGCGACGGCAGGATTTTATGTACTAGGCAAAGAAGGTCCGCTGAAAGAAGGGGAAATTGAGAGAGCGAAGGAGTGGGGGAAGAGCCTGGTTCAGTAG
- a CDS encoding histidine phosphatase family protein, with amino-acid sequence MKDRQSFSPDTDPNPEKGRNVRIVIKFIRHGERSEDGRLLDSGREDTRELAKSIDKEQFDAVKAIGSNFGPASDVEVKDGNRKMGRALETAHIFASGVDEDEEFTSRANDILDPNNLHAPAPYDHKAMVKSFLPENYDDLPDEEKNKLYKDAHQKALSYAIKLDSPEAMDWKRERAGAFANIIEHYQKMATKLKSGSKVLLPAGTHSPYLEMILQFALVRTNEDGQAEQVSADELGGAFYPSEAYNVEIETDDAGAPLEFGISFDNPERPQGNLKLDADIIKELSAYYEELHPVDKYELNKGNE; translated from the coding sequence ATGAAAGACAGACAATCATTCTCACCGGATACAGACCCGAATCCGGAAAAAGGCAGGAATGTCCGAATCGTAATAAAATTTATCCGCCACGGGGAGAGGAGCGAAGACGGCCGGCTTTTGGATAGCGGAAGGGAAGATACGCGGGAACTTGCCAAAAGTATAGACAAGGAGCAATTTGACGCGGTCAAAGCAATCGGTTCCAACTTCGGTCCCGCATCCGATGTAGAAGTTAAAGACGGAAACAGGAAAATGGGCAGAGCGCTGGAGACGGCGCATATCTTTGCCAGCGGAGTTGATGAAGATGAAGAATTCACGAGCAGGGCAAACGATATTTTGGATCCGAATAACTTACATGCTCCTGCGCCGTATGACCATAAGGCAATGGTAAAGTCATTCCTGCCGGAAAATTATGATGATCTTCCGGATGAGGAGAAAAATAAATTATATAAAGATGCTCATCAGAAAGCTTTGAGTTATGCCATTAAACTGGATAGCCCCGAGGCAATGGATTGGAAGCGGGAAAGAGCCGGCGCCTTCGCCAACATCATTGAACATTATCAGAAAATGGCGACGAAGCTGAAGAGCGGTTCGAAAGTGCTGTTGCCCGCGGGCACGCACAGTCCGTATTTGGAAATGATCTTGCAGTTTGCTTTGGTCCGGACAAATGAAGACGGACAAGCAGAGCAGGTCAGTGCGGATGAATTAGGCGGTGCCTTTTATCCCTCCGAAGCTTATAATGTAGAGATTGAGACGGATGATGCCGGAGCGCCTTTGGAGTTTGGGATTAGTTTTGATAATCCGGAAAGACCGCAGGGAAATCTAAAACTGGATGCGGATATAATAAAGGAGTTATCCGCGTATTATGAAGAGTTACATCCGGTTGATAAGTATGAATTAAATAAAGGAAACGAATAA
- a CDS encoding helix-turn-helix domain-containing protein, translating to MSKKTTIEPMEEIKRLMVFQLYRSGATTKEIGKVLNVSYKTIERMIPLKRGKA from the coding sequence ATGTCTAAAAAAACTACAATAGAACCAATGGAAGAAATTAAACGATTAATGGTATTTCAATTGTATAGATCTGGAGCAACTACAAAAGAAATTGGCAAAGTGCTTAACGTTTCGTATAAAACAATTGAAAGAATGATACCGTTGAAGAGGGGTAAAGCATAA
- a CDS encoding type II toxin-antitoxin system death-on-curing family toxin, whose translation MIKVLSIKEVEYLAYRLARENMSFDEPIPEFSTRFPNILESCLETPFQTYNKNPLYKGLTEKAAVLFYLLIKNHPFKNGNKRIAMTTLMAFLFKNKRWLKVDNTELYNFAMWVAQSPRGAKAETITATANFIKTYLEELK comes from the coding sequence ATGATTAAGGTACTATCGATTAAGGAAGTAGAGTATCTGGCATATAGACTTGCTAGGGAAAATATGTCATTTGATGAGCCAATTCCGGAATTTTCAACAAGATTTCCAAATATACTTGAGAGCTGTTTGGAGACGCCTTTTCAAACATATAACAAAAATCCATTATACAAAGGACTCACAGAAAAGGCAGCGGTTCTTTTTTATCTACTGATTAAAAACCACCCGTTTAAAAATGGCAATAAAAGAATAGCAATGACAACATTAATGGCTTTTTTGTTTAAAAATAAGCGGTGGTTGAAGGTGGATAATACGGAACTGTACAATTTTGCCATGTGGGTGGCGCAAAGTCCGCGCGGGGCAAAAGCAGAAACAATTACAGCTACTGCTAATTTTATTAAAACTTATCTGGAAGAACTTAAATAA
- a CDS encoding helix-turn-helix domain-containing protein, producing the protein MNKDLLSTTEVAEILGISRVAVFNRIKRGEIKAEKIGRNFVVSRDQFKGVFKDTLDENEKNVVDQAVKKVVKEYGETLKLLGSI; encoded by the coding sequence ATGAATAAAGACTTATTATCTACTACTGAAGTTGCGGAAATACTCGGGATTAGTCGGGTAGCGGTATTTAATAGGATAAAAAGAGGTGAGATAAAAGCGGAAAAAATTGGCCGTAATTTTGTTGTAAGTAGGGATCAGTTTAAGGGTGTGTTCAAAGATACTTTAGATGAGAATGAAAAGAATGTCGTTGATCAAGCAGTAAAGAAAGTCGTAAAAGAATATGGCGAGACATTAAAACTGCTAGGTAGTATATGA